Genomic segment of Borreliella spielmanii:
TAACATATAAGCAAAAGATTGTTTTATTTGAAGAAATTTCTTTTTTGCAATTGCTTGAGACACGTAAGAGCTTAAAGCTGTACCAAGTCCAAACACAATAATAAAAAAAAGAAAAGTTACTCTATTTGCTAAAGAAACCCCTGTAACATGAAAAGAACCTAAATAGGAGATCATAAAATTATCAAAAAAAGTTACCATTTGAAATAAAAGCGATTCAAAAGCTGTAGGAATAGCTATAATGAATAACTCTTTTATTATTTGATCATAATTTTTAAACTTTTTGACCATATTCCCTATACATACTCCCCTTTATTTATTACTTTTAACTAAATTTAACCTAATCTAGAAAATACATATATAATTAGAATTAACTATTTATTATACTAAAATATAGTATAATAAAATAATATGAAATCACTCTATGTTTTATTGCTTCTATTTATTAACCTAGCTTTGTTAGCCAACAATATTTCAGAAAAAGACTTAAAAATATTACTAGAGATTACTAAACCAATAAACGAACAGTACAAAAATTTTATTGAAAAAAATCCTATTCAGTTCTTAAAAGAAATAAAGCCTTTGGTAGATGCAGAAAAAAACAACCTCTTAACTTTAATAAATAAAAAAATAGCAATTCCTGAAAATTATAAAGTACTTGATCTGGTAAATATTAATGATTTTAAAGATCTTCAGAATCTTGGAACAAAGACTCTTCGAGTAAGACAAATCTTAATCAAAGATTTAATTCAACTAATAAAAGATGCAAAAAGAAATGGAATTGAAATTAAAATCAAATCCGCTTACAGAACACAAGAATACCAAAAATTTTTATTTGATTACAATGTAAAAACTTACGGAAAAAAAGTCGCAGAAATGCAATCAGCAATTCCAGGACACTCTCAGCATCATATGGGAACAGCAATAGATTTTATAAATCTAGATGATAATTTACTAAACACAAAAGAAGGAAAATGGCTTTATGAAAATTCCCTAAAATATGGATTTTCCCTTTCATACCCAAAAGGATACGAAATAGAAACAGGATATAAAGCAGAGCCTTGGCACTACTTATACATAGGACCTAAGCCATGCCTTATTCAGAAAAAATATTTTAATAATTTACAATATAAGCTTCTTGAATTTTGGAATCATAACAAAACAAATCTTATTAACCTAATTGATAAGTATACAAACTAAATACTCCTTCCAGCATTTAAATAAGAACAAAAAAGATTATCTAGCAGATCAATATCAAGATTATCATAAGCAGAATTATCATCAAAAAACAAGTCGAGTTCTTCTCTAATCAAGACTATAATATCTCTATCATCAACAAAATTAGCTATTTTTAATTTTAAATATCCTGCTTGCTCAAGCCCAAATAAATTGCCAGGCCCCCTTAACCTTAAATCTTCCTCTGCTATTTTAAATCCATCTAAGTTTTCTTTTATAGTTTTCAATCGAAATTTTCCAGCACTTGTTAAAGGCTCTTTATAAAGTAAAAAGAAAAAGGACTGTAAATTACTTCTACCAACACGACCTCTAATTTGATGCAACGTAGAAAGTCCAAAACGCTCAGCATGCTCTACCACCATACAGGTTGCATTTGGACAATCAATTCCGACCTCAATAACACTAGTAGCCACCAAAATATCTACTTTTTTAGAATAAAAATTCTTCATAATTTCTTCTTTTAAATCAGCCGGCAACTTAGAATGAAGCATATCGACAACATATTCGCTAAACACTTCTTTTAATTTTAAACACATATTATTAACGTCTTTTAATTCAAATTTTTCTGAAGATGAAATTAATGGATAAACAAAATATACCTGATGACCCTTTAAGAGCTCTTTTCTTAAAAACTCATAAACTTTATCTTCATTGCCATGCTTTGCTAAATAAGTAGTAATAGGCAAACGCCCCTTAGGCAAGGTTTTAATAAAAGAAACTTCAAGATCACCAAAAAGTGTTAAAGCAAAACTTCTAGGAATAGGAGTTGCAGACATTAAAAGCATGTCTACTCCTTCTCCTTTGTTTTTAAGCTCTTCTCTTTGAAAAACTCCAAATTTATGTTGCTCATCAATAATAACATATGCTAATCTCTTAAATTCTGTGCTTTCGTAAAAAATAGCATGTGTTCCAACTATCAAACCAGAAGTTCCACTTCTAATACTTTCCAACGCTTGTTCTTTATCCCTCTTTTTTAAACTACCGGTCAAAAGAGTCACTGAAATGTTTAAAGGGGACAATATATTGGATAAATTATCATAATGTTGACGAGCCAAAAGATCAGTAGGTGCCATAAATGCTACCTGATATCCAGCTTCAATTAAAGGAAGTCCTGAAAGCAAGGCAACAAGGGTCTTTCCACTTCCAACATCACCTTGAAGCAATCTATTCATTGGTTTAGAAGAGTTAAGATCTGAGAATATCTCATCAATAGAAATTTTTTGACCTTCTGTAAGTTCAAAAGGCAAACTTGAAACAACTCTTTCAAGCAAATCTCTTGATAAATGTTTTTTTTCTCGGAAAAGAACCTTAGAAGATCTATATCTTGAAAAAAACTGCAACAAGAAAATTTCCCTGTAAATTAAAGTTTTTTTTGCCTTTTCAAGCATTTCTAATGAACTTGGAAAGTGAATCTCTTTTAAAGCCTCACTTAGCGATAACAAAGAATACTTTTCTATCAAAAATTTAGGAATGTCTGTTTGACCAAACTTAAAAAAATATTCAAGAGCTTCTCTTACATATAATGAAATCTTCTTTGATGTTAATCCTTCTGTCAAAGAATAAACCGGAAGAATTTTTTTAAACCTTTCGGGATTATCACTAAAAACTTCACTATCAAAATTAGAACAACTCCATAAACCGCTATAATCGTTATAAGTAAATTTAGAATAAATATAAAATTTTTTATCTATTTTAAAAACATTCTCTAAAAAAGCCCTATTGAAAAGTAAAATTTCAAAAGGCTCATCATTTACACTTCTAGCCGTTAACTTTAAATTCTTTTTAGAACTATCCCCAAATTTTTTATGCCCAACAACAGTGAACACCGTCATCATATCACAACTTTTCATCTTAGAAAAATCTGGAAAAGTTTGTATATTTTGACGATCCTCATATTTTACAGGAAAAAACTCAATAAGATCTTTAACATTTAAAATTTGCAGATTTTTTAACCTTTCAACCCCCTTCTCACCAAAACCACCTATACCTTTAAGCTCATATTCAAACTCATGTAAAAACATTTTAATCTCCTAAAAAGGCAAATATGTTCCTAAGACTCTAATAGCAAATACAACTTGCTCAATAATAATTATAAATGCTATCATTAAAGCACTCCCAACAATCAAACGTGAGGTATAAGACATATGTTTGTCAGTAATTACACCACTTATCCTAGTAGATAAAGGAAGTAAAAATGAATCAACTGTTTTAAAAAAGTCTGAACCTTGGAACAAATTTAAAAGCAATAACAATAATCTCAATAATAAAAAGAAAACTATAGCAATAAAAATACTTCTAAATATCCCCCAAACTTCAACAATAAATAAAATAATAAATGTAGAAAGTTTATAATTTCCGTAAGCCAACATTCTTTCAAAAATAGTTAGAGTTATTAAAGCTGCAATTGGAGAAAAATCAAACATGCCAAATGTAAAAAAAGGAACTCTTCTAAAAAAAGATAAAAATGGTTCTGTAACAGTATGTATAAATTTAAAAAACACATTAGTATTCATTCCTGAAGACACAAGCCAACTAAGAATGATCCTAATTAAAATTAGAATCCTATAAATCTGTAAAAATACCATTAAAGTTTCTATTAAAACAATTAACACAGCACCTCCTAATCAACCCAAACATCTTCAACTATTGCACACCTTCTCAATTTATCAAGCTTATCTTCATCTGGCCCAAAGTTTAAAATTGAATTCATTTTTAATTTTAAATCTTTGCCATTTTCCCTTAAATAAAAATAAACATTTGAAAATCCAGAATTGTCCTCAAAATCACTTATACTTTCCTTTAAAGAATTAAGCAATTGTAAATCATTTAATTTATTATTTAAAAATTTAATATGAATATTATTTACTTTATCTTCTGAGAGTCTCTCAATATTTACAACTTTTTCAACTACAATCGAAAATTTGTCTCTATTAAACGTAAGCCTACCTATAACCCCAACAACATTACCTTCAATTAAAAAATTCTTATATCTTTCATAGCTTTCTGTAAAAACTACAATATCTATTGAGCCTTTAAAATCTTCAATAACGCCAAAAGCCATTTTTGAATTATTCCTTTTGGTTTGAATAATTTTTACTGAATTTAAAATACCAGAAAATTGAACAGTGCTATCTTTCTTAGCAGCAAGATCTTTTAAAACATTTAAACTGGAAAAATTATTAATTGCCTTTTTATAAGGATCAAGAGGATGGCCTGATACATAAAATCCTAAAAGCTCTTTTTCAAATCCTAAAAGCTCAGAATAAGAATATTCTTCAAAAACTTGATAATTAAAACTTTGCTGAATTGACTCTTGACTTCCAAGAACATCAAACAAACTATTTTGACCAAGCTTTTTATTATTTTTATCTTCTGAAACAACTTCAATCAAGCGATCAAGATTTTCAAATAACGTTTTTCTATTCTTATCCAAACTATCAAAAAGTCCTGATTTTATTGCAGATTCTAAAAATTTTTTATTAATTACTTTATCATCTACACGTCTGACAAAATCCTCAAAAGAACTATATTTACCGTTTTTCTCTCTCTCATCAATTATTAAGTCAACAACAATTCCTCCAAGATTTTTAATCCCATTAAGCCCATAAGAAATTCCAGAGTCAGTTACACGAAATTCTCTAAATGATCGATTTATATCGGGTTTGAGCACATTTATACCTATAGCTTTTGACTCTTCAATGTAATAAGAAAGCTTATCGTTATTATTAATTTCATTTGTCAAATTGGCAGCCATAAAATACTCAGGGTAATTAGCCTTAAGATAAGCGGTTTGATACGCTATTAAAGAATACGCTGCCGCATGCGATTTATTAAATCCATACCCAGAAAAAGGCTTTAAAAGTTCAAAAATTTCACTAGCAATTTCTTTGTCATACCCTTTCTCAACAGCGCCTCTTAAAAAGTCAACCTTCATTTCATTCATCTCGTCTTCTTTCTTTTTACCCATAGCACGTCTTAAAATATCGGCCTTGCCAAGAGAAAAACCTCCAATTATTTTTGCAACTTCCATTACTTGTTCTTGATAAACAATAACTCCATAAGTTGGCCTTAAAACTTCCTTTAAATCTGGATGGGGATATTTAATTCTCTTAACACCTTTTTTAGCAGCAATAAATTGAGGAATAAATTGCATAGGGCCTGGCCTATAAAGAGCATTTAAGGCTATCAAATCTTCAATATTATCGGGTTTTGTATCTTTTAGAATTTGCTGCATCCCTTCAGATTCAAACTGAAAAACGGATGCACTTTTCCCTTCTCCTAGCATCTTAAAAGTCTTAACATCATTATCTGGAATATTTTTTATTCTAAAATCTGGATTTACACTTCTAATAAGATTTTCTGCATTTTTTATTAAAGTTAATGTTTTCAAGCCGAGAAAATCCATTTTAACAAGTCCACATTCTTCAAGTAAATCCATTGTATATTGAGTAGAAACAGAGCCTTGCTTATAATCCTTATATAAAGGCACATAATCGGTCAAAGGGGTTTTAGAAATTACAATTCCTGCAGCATGAGTTGAAGCATGTCTATTCATTCCCTCAAGAACCAATGCAGCATCCATTAATTCTTTATAAATAGGCTTGCTAGTAAAATACTCTTTCAAAGAATTGTCATTTAAAACTTCTTTTAAAGAAACTTTAGGACCTTCGGGAATAAACTTAGTAAGTTCATTCGACTCAGCAAATGGAATGTCTAAAACTCTAGCTACGTCTTTAACTACAGCCTTAGGCTTTAGAGTCCCAAAAGTAATTATTTGAGCGACCTTATCTTCTCCATATCTATTAGTAACATATTTTATAATCTCATCTCTGCCTTCAAAGCAAAAATCAATATCAAAATCGGGCATAGAAATACGCTCAGGATTTAAAAATCTCTCAAAAAGTAAATTATATTTTAAAGGATCAATATCGGTAATCCTAAGAGCATAAGCTACAATTGAACCTGCACCAGAACCACGCCCAGCGCCAACAGGAATATCATGATCATGAGCAAATTTAATAAAATCCCAAACAATTAAAAAATAGCCTTCAAAACCCATCCTAATTATCACACCTAATTCATAAAAAGCTCTATCTTTTATTTTGCTTGTCAAAGTTTTATATCTAAATTTCAACCCCTCAAGAGTAAGATATTCTAAATATTCACCAAGGGTATCAAATTCAATAGGAATTTGATAATCAGGCAAAATAGGACCTGGAAAGGTTATTTTAAATTCATCACACTTTTCTGCAATCCTTACAGTATTTTCTAAAGCTTCAGGCAAATCATTAAAAAGTTCACACATTTCCTCTTGGGATTTAATATAAAATTCATTGGTTTCCATTTTCAATCTATTCTCATCGCTTTTCTTAGCACCAGTTCCAATACAGACAATGATGTCTTGAGCAACTGCATCTTCTCTATTAACATAATGAGAATCATTAGCTACTGTTAAAGGAACTCCAAGCTCTCTAGAATACTCAACCAACCTTTCATTCACAATGTCTTGATCTTTAATGCCATGCCTTTGAAGCTCAAGATAAAAATCATCGCCAAAAACTTTTTTAAACCAAAGAATTTCATTCTTAGCATCTTCAAATCTATTGGCCAAAATAAGCCTTGGAATAAGTCCCCCAATGCAAGCTGAAGTACAAATTAAACCTTCTGAATATTTTTCAAGATCCTCTTTATCTATCCTTGGACGATAATAAAACCCTTCAAGATAAGAAATACTTGTTAACTTTAATAAGTTTTTATAACCTAGCTCATTCTTGGCAAGCAAAATTAAATGGTAAGACATTTTTCCAAGATCATCATGTTTTTTTAAAAACTTAGAAGTTTTTGCCATATAAGCTTCAATGCCAATTATTGGCTTAATGCCTGCTTTTTTAGCTTCTTTATAAAATTTAATAGCTCCAAAAAGATTCCCATGATCCGTTAATGCAATATGAGACATATTGCATTTTTTTGCTTTTGATACAATATCTGATATTTTTGCAGCCCCATCTAAAAGAGAATAATCAGAATGAACATGTAGATGAATAAACTTAGACCTAAAACTCATACCTAAAATTATTTTATCAAAATAAAACTTGATTTTTAACAAACCTTAGTCAAATAAATAAAAATTTAAAAGCCATAATAATTTTAAATCTAAATTATCACAACAACTTTTATCAAAATGATTAAGAAAAAATACTAATTCCTTGATTATCCAATTCAATCACCACTTTCTTAATGTGCTCAAGTTTTCTGACAATTTCTTCGGACAAACTCTCTGATTGAGCCAAAAAATCTTTAGCTTGTCTTAAGCCGCTGTCACCGCGATTTTCTACCCTAAATATAATCAAAATTTCAGCTGCAAACTTATTAATATTTAAATAAGGAATATATACTTCTTCCCACAATTGCTTAACAGTATCATTCTTAGGAGACAATCCTTTATAAAACAATCCAAACCCATGCTTGGAAGCATCCGTTTGAATGAATATTGACTTTTGTCCCTCAACAATTAATCTTAAACTATTAATCCAAGAAAATTGTTCTGAGATAATAAATTCTAACTCTTTTAAAAATTCATCATTAGAAAGCATAAAAGTATCAGAACCAATCAAAGAATCACAATTCTTTGAATAATAAGTCATATTAGCATCTATGCTATCAAGATTTTCAACTAAAGAAGAAAATTCCTCTTGACTTTTTGTAAAGCGCTTAAATATGCTATCAAGATAATTAAGCTGTTCAAGAATCTCAGCAAAGAACTTATCAATATCAATCTGCAAATCCATAAGGTTATGAGAAATTAAATCTTTAGAAACCTCCTCAATTTCCTTTACAGAAATCATATTCATAACACCTTTTGCCTGATCAGAAAGTCGCTTAATCTCATCTGCAACAACAGAAAATCCTTTACCATACTCTTTAGCCCTTGCAGCCTCAAGCTTTGCATTAAGAGAAATCATATTGGTAGCGCCTAAAAAACTACTTATTGTTTCTAAGCTTCCCTGAATTCCAACAATAACAGAAGATATTTGGCTTAGCTTTTCCTTACTATTTTTACTAATATCACTAAAAATAACGCTTATCTGATCACGAGCATTATTTGTAATCTTAATAAGAATAGAAAATATATTGTCAAAATCATCTATTCCAGAAAACAAAATTCTTTGTAATGACTCAAATCCTACCTTTAAAGCGGCAATGGAAGCTTTGGTATGATAAAATCCCTTTAACATTTCCTTAACAGGAACTTTATATTCATACGTACTCAAATCCTTTTTGTCATCGCTGACAGCATTTAAAAGGCTTGAATCAAAAACTTTTTTTTTCTTTTTTTTAAAAATCGAAAATTTTTTCATAAAGGGATTCTACCATAAAAAAATTTTTTTGAATAGATGCTTAAGCATTTAATTTGACACATTATTCCAACTTTAATATCAAATCAAATACATTGACAAATAAAAAAATATTTCTATATTTAAATAGTAAAATTGATACTTTGATATAAAC
This window contains:
- a CDS encoding M15 family metallopeptidase, with the translated sequence MKSLYVLLLLFINLALLANNISEKDLKILLEITKPINEQYKNFIEKNPIQFLKEIKPLVDAEKNNLLTLINKKIAIPENYKVLDLVNINDFKDLQNLGTKTLRVRQILIKDLIQLIKDAKRNGIEIKIKSAYRTQEYQKFLFDYNVKTYGKKVAEMQSAIPGHSQHHMGTAIDFINLDDNLLNTKEGKWLYENSLKYGFSLSYPKGYEIETGYKAEPWHYLYIGPKPCLIQKKYFNNLQYKLLEFWNHNKTNLINLIDKYTN
- the recG gene encoding ATP-dependent DNA helicase RecG, with amino-acid sequence MFLHEFEYELKGIGGFGEKGVERLKNLQILNVKDLIEFFPVKYEDRQNIQTFPDFSKMKSCDMMTVFTVVGHKKFGDSSKKNLKLTARSVNDEPFEILLFNRAFLENVFKIDKKFYIYSKFTYNDYSGLWSCSNFDSEVFSDNPERFKKILPVYSLTEGLTSKKISLYVREALEYFFKFGQTDIPKFLIEKYSLLSLSEALKEIHFPSSLEMLEKAKKTLIYREIFLLQFFSRYRSSKVLFREKKHLSRDLLERVVSSLPFELTEGQKISIDEIFSDLNSSKPMNRLLQGDVGSGKTLVALLSGLPLIEAGYQVAFMAPTDLLARQHYDNLSNILSPLNISVTLLTGSLKKRDKEQALESIRSGTSGLIVGTHAIFYESTEFKRLAYVIIDEQHKFGVFQREELKNKGEGVDMLLMSATPIPRSFALTLFGDLEVSFIKTLPKGRLPITTYLAKHGNEDKVYEFLRKELLKGHQVYFVYPLISSSEKFELKDVNNMCLKLKEVFSEYVVDMLHSKLPADLKEEIMKNFYSKKVDILVATSVIEVGIDCPNATCMVVEHAERFGLSTLHQIRGRVGRSNLQSFFFLLYKEPLTSAGKFRLKTIKENLDGFKIAEEDLRLRGPGNLFGLEQAGYLKLKIANFVDDRDIIVLIREELDLFFDDNSAYDNLDIDLLDNLFCSYLNAGRSI
- a CDS encoding YggT family protein, producing the protein MVFLQIYRILILIRIILSWLVSSGMNTNVFFKFIHTVTEPFLSFFRRVPFFTFGMFDFSPIAALITLTIFERMLAYGNYKLSTFIILFIVEVWGIFRSIFIAIVFFLLLRLLLLLLNLFQGSDFFKTVDSFLLPLSTRISGVITDKHMSYTSRLIVGSALMIAFIIIIEQVVFAIRVLGTYLPF
- the dnaE gene encoding DNA polymerase III subunit alpha, which translates into the protein MLKIKFYFDKIILGMSFRSKFIHLHVHSDYSLLDGAAKISDIVSKAKKCNMSHIALTDHGNLFGAIKFYKEAKKAGIKPIIGIEAYMAKTSKFLKKHDDLGKMSYHLILLAKNELGYKNLLKLTSISYLEGFYYRPRIDKEDLEKYSEGLICTSACIGGLIPRLILANRFEDAKNEILWFKKVFGDDFYLELQRHGIKDQDIVNERLVEYSRELGVPLTVANDSHYVNREDAVAQDIIVCIGTGAKKSDENRLKMETNEFYIKSQEEMCELFNDLPEALENTVRIAEKCDEFKITFPGPILPDYQIPIEFDTLGEYLEYLTLEGLKFRYKTLTSKIKDRAFYELGVIIRMGFEGYFLIVWDFIKFAHDHDIPVGAGRGSGAGSIVAYALRITDIDPLKYNLLFERFLNPERISMPDFDIDFCFEGRDEIIKYVTNRYGEDKVAQIITFGTLKPKAVVKDVARVLDIPFAESNELTKFIPEGPKVSLKEVLNDNSLKEYFTSKPIYKELMDAALVLEGMNRHASTHAAGIVISKTPLTDYVPLYKDYKQGSVSTQYTMDLLEECGLVKMDFLGLKTLTLIKNAENLIRSVNPDFRIKNIPDNDVKTFKMLGEGKSASVFQFESEGMQQILKDTKPDNIEDLIALNALYRPGPMQFIPQFIAAKKGVKRIKYPHPDLKEVLRPTYGVIVYQEQVMEVAKIIGGFSLGKADILRRAMGKKKEDEMNEMKVDFLRGAVEKGYDKEIASEIFELLKPFSGYGFNKSHAAAYSLIAYQTAYLKANYPEYFMAANLTNEINNNDKLSYYIEESKAIGINVLKPDINRSFREFRVTDSGISYGLNGIKNLGGIVVDLIIDEREKNGKYSSFEDFVRRVDDKVINKKFLESAIKSGLFDSLDKNRKTLFENLDRLIEVVSEDKNNKKLGQNSLFDVLGSQESIQQSFNYQVFEEYSYSELLGFEKELLGFYVSGHPLDPYKKAINNFSSLNVLKDLAAKKDSTVQFSGILNSVKIIQTKRNNSKMAFGVIEDFKGSIDIVVFTESYERYKNFLIEGNVVGVIGRLTFNRDKFSIVVEKVVNIERLSEDKVNNIHIKFLNNKLNDLQLLNSLKESISDFEDNSGFSNVYFYLRENGKDLKLKMNSILNFGPDEDKLDKLRRCAIVEDVWVD
- a CDS encoding methyl-accepting chemotaxis protein, with amino-acid sequence MKKFSIFKKKKKKVFDSSLLNAVSDDKKDLSTYEYKVPVKEMLKGFYHTKASIAALKVGFESLQRILFSGIDDFDNIFSILIKITNNARDQISVIFSDISKNSKEKLSQISSVIVGIQGSLETISSFLGATNMISLNAKLEAARAKEYGKGFSVVADEIKRLSDQAKGVMNMISVKEIEEVSKDLISHNLMDLQIDIDKFFAEILEQLNYLDSIFKRFTKSQEEFSSLVENLDSIDANMTYYSKNCDSLIGSDTFMLSNDEFLKELEFIISEQFSWINSLRLIVEGQKSIFIQTDASKHGFGLFYKGLSPKNDTVKQLWEEVYIPYLNINKFAAEILIIFRVENRGDSGLRQAKDFLAQSESLSEEIVRKLEHIKKVVIELDNQGISIFS